A window of the Hordeum vulgare subsp. vulgare chromosome 5H, MorexV3_pseudomolecules_assembly, whole genome shotgun sequence genome harbors these coding sequences:
- the LOC123395539 gene encoding mitochondrial import inner membrane translocase subunit Tim9 has protein sequence MDKSMLGDIDNLPDEDKMRMSAMIEQLQMRDSLRMYNALVETCFKDCVDTFRRKTLDKQEESCVRRCAEKFLKHSMRVGMRFAELNQGVATPD, from the exons aTGGACAAGAGCATGCTCGGCGACATCGACAACCTCCCCGACGAGGACAAGATGCGCATGTCCGCCATGATCGAGCAGCTCCAGATGCGTGACAG TCTACGGATGTACAATGCGCTGGTGGAGACATGCTTCAAGGACTGTGTTGACACATTCCGGAGGAAGACGCTGGACAAGCAAGAGGAGTCATGTGTGCGCCGCTGCGCCGAGAAGTTCCTGAAGCACTCCATGAGGGTTGGCATGCGATTTGCTGAGCTCAACCAAGGTGTTGCCACACCCGACTAA
- the LOC123395538 gene encoding uncharacterized protein LOC123395538 — MAEPKAAKSKSSSKSKKHHHQPGDGEASKKATKAKAEATAAPAPSLDAHFKPCADVAGLRFGAQLVTRALTVRRAGPLELPHLLRVAVPDAGTGQDAKDKGTQPLSFAPTTTAYIPTNFAILAHHAWHTLTLGLGTKNSKAAVFVFESAAMKAIADAAWPQVLPLGDVGKRLLRAAPGAPEMARFKFRKGCVTFYIYAVRTARARGFARADELRAVIEAVAKLKDFLDHTAMLALPGQRSIDAAAPVGIVH; from the coding sequence ATGGCGGAACCCAAGGCGGCCAAGAGCAAGTCGTCGTCCAAGTCCAAGAAACACCACCACCAACCGGGGGACGGCGAGGCGTCCAAGAAGGCCACCAAGGCGAAGGCCGAGGCCACGGCCGCACCGGCGCCGTCGCTCGACGCGCACTTCAAGCCGTGCGCCGACGTGGCGGGCCTCCGCTTCGGCGCTCAGCTCGTCACGCGCGCGCTCACCGTGCGCCGCGCCGGGCCGCTCGAGCTGCCGCACCTGCTCCGAGTAGCCGTCCCTGACGCCGGCACCGGGCAGGATGCCAAGGACAAAGGGACGCAGCCGCTGTCGTTCGCGCCGACGACGACCGCGTACATCCCGACCAACTTCGCCATCCTGGCGCACCACGCGTGGCACACGCTCACGCTCGGGCTCGGCACCAAGAACTCCAAGGCTGCCGTCTTCGTCTTCGAGTCAGCCGCCATGAAGGCCATCGCCGACGCCGCCTGGCCGCAGGTCCTGCCGCTCGGGGACGTCGGAAAGCGCCTCCTCCGTGCCGCCCCGGGCGCGCCGGAGATGGCCCGCTTCAAGTTCCGCAAGGGCTGCGTCACCTTCTACATCTACGCCGTCCGGACCGCCCGCGCGCGCGGCTTCGCGCGCGCCGACGAGCTCAGGGCGGTCATCGAGGCAGTCGCCAAGCTCAAGGACTTCTTGGACCACACTGCCATGCTCGCGCTTCCGGGTCAGAGGAGCATTGACGCCGCCGCTCCGGTCGGCATCGTGCATTGA